The Methanolacinia petrolearia DSM 11571 genome has a segment encoding these proteins:
- a CDS encoding type IV pilin N-terminal domain-containing protein: MEKKHRDLSLEAVSPVIGVMLMLVVTIIIAAAVSAYAGGMVSDQEETPTAQLDVQLKTEGTYPKLVFTHLGGDSLDTSELKIITYFHDITRTIDGTEVKGIYKHTTDGSLNPMDPANYFDATDYEAGNGSLVSNNGYPCTVSNGVPVKYWGNSTMMPGDIYTTIDQASIKSIITSGTVGDEPIEVEIIHIPSGKTIFSGEVIY; this comes from the coding sequence ATGGAAAAAAAGCATAGAGATTTGAGTTTGGAGGCTGTTTCTCCCGTGATAGGGGTTATGCTGATGCTTGTCGTGACGATAATCATCGCCGCGGCAGTCTCGGCATACGCAGGAGGTATGGTCTCAGACCAGGAAGAGACACCAACTGCGCAATTGGATGTGCAGCTGAAGACTGAAGGGACTTACCCGAAACTTGTTTTCACACATCTCGGAGGAGATTCGCTGGATACGAGTGAACTGAAGATCATAACCTATTTCCACGACATCACCCGCACAATTGACGGAACCGAGGTGAAAGGAATCTACAAACACACGACAGACGGCTCGCTCAATCCGATGGACCCTGCAAATTACTTTGATGCGACGGATTATGAGGCAGGCAATGGTTCACTCGTTTCAAACAACGGTTATCCGTGTACTGTTTCAAATGGAGTGCCGGTCAAGTATTGGGGCAACTCAACCATGATGCCGGGCGACATCTATACGACGATCGATCAGGCGTCGATCAAAAGTATCATAACTTCCGGAACAGTAGGCGACGAGCCGATCGAGGTTGAGATCATTCACATTCCAAGCGGGAAAACGATCTTCAGCGGAGAGGTGATCTATTGA
- a CDS encoding type IV pilin N-terminal domain-containing protein — protein MNILPEDKESGVSPVIGVMLMLVVTIIIAAVVSGFAGGLTDSSTDTPVATFEFKVYSAYVIASTHGDVEPYVEATMKGGEAIDTADLKIVSYHEDENGTLSSYEFTKSAVTRPAHYTPNAFLSFTGTSTDNFFGETGCYWHTGEKFTGGPEYLLNVASPQAGDKIEINMIYEPANTIIWSDEVTVI, from the coding sequence ATGAACATTTTACCGGAAGATAAAGAGAGCGGAGTATCACCAGTCATAGGCGTGATGCTGATGCTTGTTGTGACTATCATTATAGCAGCAGTCGTCTCGGGATTTGCCGGAGGACTTACGGACTCATCGACAGACACCCCGGTAGCCACTTTCGAGTTTAAGGTTTATTCTGCATATGTTATTGCCAGCACCCATGGCGATGTAGAACCTTATGTAGAGGCGACCATGAAAGGAGGTGAGGCGATCGACACGGCAGACCTAAAGATCGTGTCCTACCACGAGGATGAAAACGGCACACTCAGTTCTTATGAATTTACGAAATCAGCTGTTACACGCCCCGCCCACTACACCCCGAATGCTTTCCTGAGTTTTACAGGGACAAGTACCGACAATTTCTTCGGGGAAACCGGCTGCTACTGGCACACCGGTGAGAAATTCACCGGAGGTCCGGAATATCTCCTTAATGTAGCGTCCCCCCAGGCAGGCGATAAGATCGAGATTAACATGATATATGAACCGGCCAACACGATCATCTGGTCGGACGAGGTGACTGTGATATGA
- a CDS encoding type IV pilin N-terminal domain-containing protein — protein sequence MKKIKNDRETEAASPVIGVMLMLVVTIIIAAVVSGLAGDMGLDKKTGPNVVLSEPVLDFDSDVTTGDLISVTTYAEDIETGDEDWVQAGYYNVHLPSTVNDQHGLTFTHLGGDPIDLKDLQMSFNSNDLGIVVDYDSVRAQVSSGAFEPVYEVGDSCWDGWGIVTRIELSYYGDPGREVDFTLDELADMINNKHYGYFVKISPETEDDTIIRTGDQFKVYTDDGGQPWSIVAINDAGITQSFSFEFGSGNNWILSHKPSGEILGQGDLVFPDKTNE from the coding sequence ATGAAAAAGATAAAAAACGATCGCGAAACAGAGGCGGCTTCGCCAGTGATAGGCGTGATGCTGATGCTCGTGGTGACAATAATCATTGCAGCGGTCGTCTCCGGTTTAGCCGGAGACATGGGGCTTGACAAGAAGACTGGACCGAATGTCGTGCTATCAGAGCCTGTGCTTGATTTCGATTCGGACGTGACAACAGGAGATCTGATATCAGTCACCACTTATGCCGAAGACATTGAGACGGGAGACGAAGATTGGGTGCAGGCCGGCTACTATAATGTGCACTTACCATCAACAGTGAATGACCAGCACGGCCTTACTTTCACGCACCTTGGAGGAGACCCGATCGATCTCAAGGATCTGCAAATGTCATTCAATTCAAACGATCTAGGTATAGTTGTCGATTACGATTCGGTACGGGCGCAGGTATCTTCCGGGGCTTTCGAACCAGTATATGAAGTAGGAGATTCATGCTGGGACGGATGGGGCATCGTCACCAGAATAGAGCTTAGTTATTATGGTGACCCCGGCAGAGAAGTAGACTTCACGCTTGATGAATTAGCTGATATGATTAACAACAAGCATTACGGCTACTTTGTCAAGATCAGTCCCGAAACAGAAGATGACACCATAATACGCACAGGAGACCAGTTCAAGGTATACACCGACGACGGAGGCCAGCCATGGTCTATTGTTGCCATAAACGATGCCGGGATAACCCAGTCGTTTTCCTTTGAGTTCGGTTCGGGCAACAACTGGATATTGTCACACAAGCCTTCGGGAGAGATTCTTGGACAGGGAGATCTCGTCTTCCCGGATAAAACCAATGAGTGA
- a CDS encoding DUF3821 domain-containing protein: MSVLKIKNPRGVVFLIILVVIGVLIAVPASARYPSPEGSNAGVNPGDTVFNGERGLNFSTFQTMPPLEAPLWLACDDSGSALAMQTLKDSAVLSGRLNVGSSYLDRPFKLYNGSWGNSICIVSEPDGGIEIRTGTALGTDVNPATTDTKTPAVIPLNMNVQFKIDSTNLNNGNFVNPWYEYSLKTASGLKLSTVTNMNGDSVSLTDLMEDPTKNNNTLAFSIGDQNLNPEEGSYVMEFTAYNGQNSFYTAEYDFDVVRYTLAASVSPSTVQMGDSTTLTITGRPYTYYTISIEDTMEGKPELSPTGNYDIYVNEYEAVVHPDWSGTVTVQLNIPEVEGDYSRTTRNFYPKIYETNNPDTYTTAQITVEPGTSKDIELYDLPLSDEQYYCLGDTIPVEGTLAAAASDDMYIYFYITGYNLDSNGDKPSSPSTGVVDYDNSTFDYVKISKGSAEFYFDWDTSGTGLSSGTYTIFATTEPVGYESRGLSEEEVKDYLAVDLNDASINVKFPEEAPGFFAQGDHVVSLWSARGSPNSSSYTGTIRYWIIGKNFKYTGYTQFPLLKVDSDSTDAEQLSILAEDNDFPGYSGLNLPRSFSNNMSEGSFYVIYQHPMNNQVFDVLPEEGNSYSGTITTIVTTSGKTIDFSSLQSDSALAAIEEAFDSPYIDDTMVKQKFVIERARVNVDPVIDYEVGEAVPITGTTNLECAIDYPYNQIDLSGDSLTLAVYEADMYYSGKTQSTYRVYSDSTHPGRDTVDLDSRSFSFEIPADISAQMKPGDYVGVMKCEEIKFEKPFLFTLHEEGYGKEQASASQNVGEGLSDQPQSTKKTATATSQYTRSATTRATTEPTAKSSGPGPLFYIISLSSVAWAVLYRKRR, from the coding sequence ATGAGCGTCCTGAAAATAAAAAATCCCCGGGGAGTTGTATTTTTAATCATACTGGTCGTAATCGGCGTTTTAATAGCCGTACCGGCATCTGCCAGGTATCCCTCTCCTGAAGGATCAAATGCCGGAGTAAATCCCGGCGATACCGTGTTCAACGGGGAAAGGGGTCTCAATTTCTCTACTTTCCAGACTATGCCGCCTCTTGAGGCGCCTCTCTGGCTTGCCTGTGATGACAGCGGATCTGCGCTTGCCATGCAGACACTGAAAGATTCTGCCGTTCTCTCCGGGAGGCTTAATGTCGGTTCTTCCTATCTCGACAGGCCGTTTAAACTCTATAACGGTTCGTGGGGAAATTCCATCTGTATCGTCTCCGAACCGGATGGCGGGATAGAAATACGAACAGGAACAGCGCTCGGGACCGATGTGAACCCGGCGACAACCGATACCAAAACACCTGCTGTAATTCCTCTCAATATGAACGTCCAGTTCAAAATCGACTCGACGAACCTGAACAATGGGAATTTTGTCAATCCGTGGTATGAATACAGCCTTAAAACAGCCAGCGGTCTCAAACTGAGCACAGTTACAAATATGAACGGCGATTCCGTCTCACTCACGGATCTGATGGAAGACCCTACTAAAAACAATAATACCCTTGCATTCAGCATCGGCGACCAGAACCTGAATCCGGAGGAGGGGTCCTATGTGATGGAGTTTACTGCATATAACGGTCAGAACTCATTTTATACTGCAGAGTATGATTTCGATGTCGTCCGCTACACCCTCGCAGCGTCGGTATCGCCATCAACAGTTCAGATGGGCGATTCTACAACACTGACGATTACCGGGAGGCCTTATACCTACTACACGATCTCGATAGAAGATACGATGGAAGGGAAGCCCGAGCTCTCTCCCACCGGCAATTATGATATCTACGTGAACGAGTATGAAGCGGTAGTTCATCCCGACTGGAGCGGAACTGTCACAGTCCAGCTCAATATCCCTGAAGTAGAAGGCGATTACAGCCGCACGACACGAAATTTCTACCCGAAGATCTATGAAACCAATAACCCGGATACCTATACAACTGCTCAAATTACCGTGGAGCCGGGAACAAGTAAGGATATAGAGCTCTACGATCTTCCGCTGAGCGACGAACAGTATTACTGTCTCGGCGATACCATTCCGGTAGAAGGAACACTCGCCGCCGCTGCGAGCGATGATATGTATATCTACTTCTACATAACCGGCTACAATCTTGATTCTAACGGAGACAAACCCTCAAGTCCTTCTACCGGGGTCGTAGATTATGACAACTCTACATTCGATTATGTGAAAATTTCGAAAGGAAGTGCTGAATTCTACTTTGACTGGGATACATCGGGGACGGGGCTTTCATCAGGGACATATACAATTTTTGCAACTACGGAGCCTGTCGGTTATGAAAGCCGCGGGCTTTCCGAAGAAGAGGTCAAGGATTATCTTGCCGTAGATTTAAACGACGCCTCGATAAACGTTAAATTCCCTGAAGAAGCTCCCGGCTTTTTTGCCCAGGGTGACCATGTTGTCTCTCTCTGGTCTGCAAGAGGCAGCCCTAACTCCTCCTCTTACACCGGCACTATCCGCTACTGGATCATCGGGAAGAATTTCAAATATACAGGTTATACACAGTTTCCTCTCCTGAAGGTAGATTCGGACAGCACTGATGCAGAGCAGTTAAGCATACTTGCCGAGGATAACGATTTCCCCGGGTACTCGGGCCTGAACCTTCCCCGGAGTTTCTCGAATAACATGAGCGAGGGCAGCTTTTATGTTATATACCAGCACCCCATGAACAACCAGGTTTTCGATGTTCTCCCCGAAGAAGGGAACAGCTATTCAGGAACAATAACAACAATTGTCACTACCAGCGGAAAGACTATCGATTTCTCGTCGCTCCAGTCGGATTCGGCACTTGCCGCAATTGAAGAAGCATTTGATTCGCCTTATATCGACGACACGATGGTTAAACAGAAATTCGTCATAGAAAGAGCGAGAGTAAATGTAGACCCGGTCATTGACTACGAGGTCGGGGAGGCAGTACCTATCACGGGTACTACAAATCTTGAATGCGCAATAGATTACCCGTACAACCAGATCGATCTTTCCGGGGACAGCCTGACGCTGGCGGTCTATGAGGCTGATATGTATTACTCCGGAAAGACCCAGAGCACATACAGGGTCTACAGCGACAGTACGCACCCGGGAAGAGATACTGTCGACCTGGACTCAAGGAGTTTTTCTTTTGAAATTCCTGCAGACATCTCCGCACAGATGAAACCCGGGGATTATGTAGGTGTAATGAAATGCGAAGAGATCAAGTTCGAAAAGCCCTTCCTGTTTACCCTGCACGAAGAAGGATACGGCAAAGAGCAGGCATCCGCAAGCCAGAATGTTGGTGAAGGACTTTCGGATCAGCCGCAGTCTACTAAAAAGACCGCTACTGCCACATCACAATATACGCGTTCTGCGACGACCCGGGCAACAACAGAACCCACGGCAAAGTCATCGGGACCAGGGCCGTTATTCTACATAATATCACTTTCATCCGTTGCGTGGGCGGTATTGTACCGGAAGAGGAGGTGA
- a CDS encoding type IV pilin N-terminal domain-containing protein, with translation MKKMEIREDAVSPVIGVMLMIVVTVIIAAIVSGFAGGMSDNQNTAPTAAIQCSIVKEDADNVVMTLKHVSGDSLKTADLRFYVSYVNSTGTPVQERTQGVSVEGFTDTEGNTVNATVPYLTDVKVGDVGDDDTNYGNFIWNPGQIITTGNGEGFEAITGLDPEDVEIGDIISIRLVDTSSQKAIFDKDVRVQ, from the coding sequence ATGAAGAAAATGGAAATAAGAGAAGATGCGGTTTCACCAGTTATCGGCGTGATGCTGATGATTGTGGTGACCGTGATTATCGCAGCTATTGTTTCGGGATTTGCAGGAGGAATGAGCGACAACCAGAATACAGCACCCACAGCGGCGATACAGTGCAGTATCGTGAAAGAGGACGCAGACAACGTAGTGATGACGTTAAAGCATGTCTCAGGAGATTCCCTCAAAACAGCCGATCTCAGGTTCTATGTCAGCTATGTAAACTCAACAGGCACTCCGGTCCAGGAGAGAACGCAGGGCGTTTCGGTAGAGGGATTTACTGATACCGAAGGAAATACCGTAAATGCAACAGTCCCGTACCTGACCGATGTCAAAGTAGGTGACGTAGGAGACGATGACACTAATTATGGGAACTTCATCTGGAACCCGGGCCAGATCATTACGACCGGCAACGGAGAAGGATTTGAAGCAATAACCGGCCTTGATCCGGAAGATGTCGAAATAGGAGATATTATTAGTATAAGGCTTGTGGACACCAGTTCCCAGAAGGCAATATTTGACAAGGACGTGAGGGTACAATGA
- a CDS encoding type IV pilin: MILKTEDAVSPVIGVMLMIVVTIIIAAVVSGFAGGYSDEDRKAPTAIISCKATDNGLLFTHESGDFVDLVDCNIILTNGEDTRSFAGISELEKVDPIYSYSKDTQITTGNQFYLTADSDGNGSGVDGAYLGWEDPDFYLTTDEIGTYKIIDRESGQIISEGVIAI, translated from the coding sequence ATGATATTAAAAACCGAAGATGCAGTTTCACCAGTCATAGGTGTGATGCTGATGATAGTAGTGACAATAATTATTGCAGCAGTCGTCTCAGGTTTTGCCGGGGGCTATTCCGACGAAGACAGGAAGGCACCAACAGCAATTATATCATGCAAGGCAACGGACAACGGACTCCTTTTCACCCACGAATCAGGAGACTTTGTGGATCTTGTGGACTGCAATATAATACTGACAAACGGGGAGGATACAAGAAGTTTTGCAGGCATATCCGAACTTGAAAAGGTTGATCCTATTTATTCCTATTCAAAAGATACGCAGATTACCACGGGCAACCAGTTCTACCTGACTGCGGACAGTGACGGCAACGGAAGCGGAGTTGACGGTGCATACCTCGGCTGGGAGGATCCCGATTTTTACCTGACAACCGACGAGATCGGAACCTACAAGATAATTGACAGGGAGAGCGGGCAGATCATCTCGGAAGGCGTGATCGCTATATAA
- a CDS encoding type IV pilin N-terminal domain-containing protein gives MRLFSKKTEAVSPVIGVMLMIVVTIIIAAVVSGFAGGMSSTESKVPNVAFTVDPDLDGNGTIMFKHTGGDELLIDEVLVQLEYDDRSITLSNLDNMTGHSDYDYLSEMGGDTDGFITGGDRMVLTCDDNNAEEKAFIFKPDNAAINFTIPYYGHVNYMILDKESAKAIQTGEFVLR, from the coding sequence ATGAGGTTGTTTAGTAAAAAGACAGAAGCGGTTTCACCCGTCATCGGAGTAATGCTGATGATCGTTGTCACTATAATCATCGCGGCAGTTGTATCGGGATTTGCAGGAGGAATGAGCTCTACAGAGAGCAAAGTACCGAATGTTGCATTCACGGTCGATCCCGATCTTGACGGCAACGGGACGATCATGTTCAAACACACCGGCGGAGACGAACTCCTGATAGATGAGGTCCTTGTACAGTTAGAGTACGATGACAGGAGTATCACTTTGTCGAACCTCGACAATATGACAGGCCACAGCGATTATGACTATCTCAGCGAGATGGGAGGAGATACGGATGGTTTCATAACCGGCGGCGACAGGATGGTTCTCACCTGCGACGATAACAATGCCGAGGAGAAGGCGTTCATATTCAAACCTGACAATGCGGCGATTAACTTCACGATCCCATATTATGGGCATGTCAATTACATGATTCTCGACAAGGAGAGTGCGAAGGCGATCCAGACAGGAGAGTTTGTCCTGAGGTAA